Proteins from a genomic interval of Croceicoccus naphthovorans:
- a CDS encoding ATP-binding cassette domain-containing protein, whose protein sequence is MVQELADEGIGILWSTAYLDEAEKCETVFLLNEGRILASGPPQDLTDKIADRVLRYPVESDRRTVLRQALDNPAIIDGAVQGGSIRLLLAEGAEAPKPDAIDASGPSRKAIPRYEDAFIDLLGGGPGGSSELAQKYPHTPEHDRPAIEAKGLTKRFGDFTAAHDIRFTVPRGKVFGLLGPNGAGKSTTFKMLCGLLRPSEGTGAVDGYDLLTSGADARQSLGYMAQKFSLYGDLSVQQNLSFFAGAYGLGRAEAKAAVDDAIETFHLAQFLGSNAGMLPLGYKQRLALACAVLHRPPVLFLDEPTSGVDPIVRREFWNHINGLVERGVSVLVTTHFMDEAEYCDEIALIYRGEQIAIGSPDALKEDAGTGEASMEDAFIALIERSDAAREEREAA, encoded by the coding sequence ATGGTGCAGGAACTGGCCGACGAGGGGATCGGCATTCTGTGGTCCACCGCCTATCTGGACGAGGCGGAGAAGTGCGAGACCGTGTTCCTGTTGAACGAAGGCCGCATTCTCGCATCCGGTCCGCCGCAGGACCTGACCGACAAGATCGCGGACCGCGTCTTGCGCTATCCGGTGGAGAGCGACCGGCGGACTGTGCTGCGGCAGGCGCTGGACAATCCGGCGATCATCGACGGGGCGGTACAGGGCGGATCGATCCGGCTCTTGCTGGCGGAAGGGGCGGAAGCGCCGAAGCCCGACGCCATCGATGCATCAGGCCCATCACGCAAGGCAATACCGCGTTACGAGGATGCGTTCATCGACCTGCTGGGCGGCGGGCCGGGGGGATCGTCCGAACTTGCGCAGAAGTATCCTCATACCCCGGAGCACGACCGCCCCGCCATAGAGGCCAAAGGGCTGACCAAGCGGTTCGGCGATTTCACGGCGGCGCACGACATCCGGTTCACGGTTCCGCGCGGCAAGGTCTTCGGTCTGCTCGGCCCCAACGGCGCTGGAAAGTCGACGACGTTCAAGATGCTATGCGGCTTGCTGCGTCCTAGCGAGGGGACGGGTGCGGTCGACGGGTACGACCTGCTGACATCCGGCGCGGATGCGCGGCAGTCGCTGGGCTATATGGCGCAGAAGTTCTCGCTCTATGGCGACCTTTCGGTGCAGCAGAACCTGTCGTTTTTCGCCGGGGCCTATGGGCTGGGCCGCGCCGAAGCAAAAGCGGCGGTCGACGATGCGATAGAGACCTTTCACCTTGCGCAGTTCTTGGGCAGCAATGCCGGGATGTTGCCGCTGGGCTATAAGCAAAGGCTGGCTTTGGCCTGCGCGGTATTGCACCGCCCGCCGGTGCTGTTTCTTGACGAGCCGACATCGGGCGTAGATCCCATCGTCCGGCGCGAATTCTGGAACCACATCAACGGGCTGGTCGAACGGGGCGTATCGGTCCTTGTCACCACGCACTTCATGGACGAGGCGGAGTACTGCGACGAGATCGCGCTGATCTATCGCGGAGAGCAGATTGCCATCGGTAGTCCCGATGCCCTGAAGGAAGACGCCGGAACCGGCGAGGCATCGATGGAGGATGCCTTCATCGCGCTCATCGAACGGTCCGATGCCGCGCGCGAAGAGAGGGAGGCGGCATGA
- a CDS encoding ABC transporter permease, with the protein MTRSARTRRMTAMIAKEARQISRDPSTFLIAFLLPIILLFLMGFGVNLDSSRTRIGIAIQDDGAEAMSLATTFARSQYFEVVDVAPLQVLEKNLVSEDIRGIVVIPADFGRDAARGGGQIEVITDGSLPNAAAFIGAYAEGVHAAWQAQRAGDAGQQAEPPIDLLSRFWFNPELASRNFLVPGSIALIMTLIGALLTALVVAREWERGTLEGLMATPVGMGEFLLSKVIPYFVLGIVSMALCTVLAVTLFGVPFRGSVFALFVISSVYLIPALGQGLFISSALKNQFVASQVALLTAFLPTMLLSGFIFEISSMPVPIQALTYLVPARYLMPQVQTVFVAGDDWGLFAPNMAILLAFGVVLFALCVRVTKRRIA; encoded by the coding sequence ATGACCCGATCTGCCCGCACCCGCCGAATGACCGCGATGATCGCGAAAGAGGCGCGCCAGATTTCGCGCGATCCCTCGACCTTTCTGATCGCGTTCCTGCTGCCGATCATCCTGTTGTTCCTGATGGGGTTCGGGGTGAATCTCGATTCCTCGCGAACGCGTATCGGGATCGCGATACAGGATGACGGGGCAGAGGCGATGTCGCTGGCCACGACCTTCGCCCGATCGCAATATTTCGAGGTTGTCGATGTCGCGCCGTTGCAGGTGCTGGAAAAGAACCTAGTGTCCGAGGACATTCGCGGCATCGTCGTCATCCCGGCGGATTTCGGGCGCGATGCGGCGCGTGGCGGCGGGCAGATAGAGGTTATCACCGACGGTTCCCTGCCTAACGCAGCGGCCTTCATCGGCGCCTATGCAGAGGGTGTTCACGCCGCGTGGCAGGCGCAGCGGGCGGGCGATGCGGGCCAGCAGGCGGAGCCGCCGATCGATCTCCTCTCGCGGTTCTGGTTCAACCCCGAACTGGCCAGCCGCAATTTCCTCGTGCCCGGATCGATCGCGTTGATCATGACGCTGATCGGCGCGCTGCTCACCGCCCTCGTCGTTGCGAGAGAGTGGGAGCGGGGGACGCTGGAAGGGCTGATGGCGACACCGGTCGGCATGGGGGAATTCCTGTTGTCCAAGGTCATTCCCTATTTCGTGCTGGGCATCGTTTCGATGGCGCTGTGCACCGTGCTGGCCGTGACGCTGTTCGGCGTGCCTTTTCGCGGGTCGGTCTTCGCGCTTTTCGTCATTTCCTCGGTCTACCTGATCCCGGCGCTGGGCCAGGGTCTGTTCATTTCTTCCGCATTGAAAAATCAGTTCGTGGCCAGTCAGGTCGCTCTGCTGACGGCGTTCTTGCCCACCATGCTCTTGTCGGGCTTTATCTTTGAAATATCGTCCATGCCCGTTCCGATACAGGCGCTCACCTATCTGGTGCCCGCACGCTATCTGATGCCGCAGGTGCAAACGGTTTTCGTGGCCGGTGATGACTGGGGGCTGTTTGCACCGAACATGGCAATTCTCCTGGCTTTTGGCGTCGTTCTGTTCGCGCTTTGTGTGCGCGTGACCAAGCGGAGGATCGCATGA
- a CDS encoding ABC transporter permease, which yields MIGPRLRAMIIKELLAILRDPKSRLILIAPPLMQFFLFSFASTMEVNNIRIGIYDLDGGRWSREIVERLDASPNVREVRVLSSDAALKSAVDHQDVIAVLRFDQQFSADVAAGRPATIGGVFDGRRSNAAQIVSGYVQRIVADVSAETPRGIAIASRGGGASSGTVVRHWFNPNLEYIWFVMPALISIIAAISSMTLVSQSVARERELGTFDQLLVSPLRTHEVLIGKMLPPMGVGLINVAIFVVLTPLVFGVPVEGSLLLFLVALVFYLLSLVGIGMLISVVSATQQQAFLGMFALTVPMIILSGYASPVDNMPEWLQVITWANPPTWFLVIAEGTFLKGMPVGDVLNNTWPLAVLAALSLWAAWALFRSRLE from the coding sequence ATGATCGGACCCCGCCTTCGCGCGATGATCATCAAGGAATTGCTGGCAATTCTACGCGACCCGAAATCGCGGCTGATCCTTATCGCGCCACCGTTAATGCAGTTTTTCCTGTTCAGCTTTGCTTCGACGATGGAGGTGAACAATATCCGCATCGGCATCTACGACCTCGACGGCGGACGCTGGAGCCGCGAAATCGTCGAACGGTTGGATGCCAGCCCCAACGTGCGCGAAGTTCGGGTGCTGTCATCCGACGCGGCGCTGAAAAGCGCAGTCGATCATCAGGACGTGATTGCCGTGCTGCGCTTCGACCAGCAATTCTCCGCCGATGTCGCCGCCGGGCGCCCCGCGACCATCGGCGGGGTGTTCGACGGGCGCAGGTCCAACGCGGCGCAGATCGTGTCGGGTTATGTCCAGCGCATCGTGGCCGACGTATCGGCGGAAACCCCGCGCGGCATCGCCATTGCCTCGCGCGGCGGCGGTGCATCGTCGGGCACGGTGGTGCGGCATTGGTTCAATCCGAACCTCGAATACATCTGGTTCGTCATGCCCGCACTGATTTCGATCATCGCGGCGATTTCGTCGATGACGCTGGTTTCGCAGTCGGTGGCGAGAGAGCGGGAACTGGGCACTTTCGACCAGTTGCTTGTCTCGCCATTGCGCACGCACGAGGTGCTGATCGGCAAGATGCTGCCGCCGATGGGAGTGGGCCTGATCAACGTCGCGATTTTCGTCGTGCTGACCCCGCTGGTGTTCGGCGTACCGGTAGAGGGTTCGCTGCTGCTCTTTTTGGTGGCGCTGGTGTTCTACCTGCTATCGCTCGTCGGGATTGGTATGTTGATCTCGGTTGTCTCCGCCACGCAGCAGCAGGCGTTTCTGGGCATGTTTGCACTAACCGTGCCGATGATCATCCTGTCCGGCTATGCCAGCCCCGTCGATAACATGCCCGAATGGCTTCAGGTGATCACCTGGGCCAATCCGCCGACCTGGTTTCTGGTGATTGCCGAGGGCACGTTCCTGAAGGGCATGCCGGTCGGCGATGTCCTGAACAACACATGGCCGCTGGCCGTTCTTGCCGCGTTGTCGCTGTGGGCGGCGTGGGCCTTGTTCCGTTCGCGGCTGGAGTGA
- a CDS encoding efflux transporter outer membrane subunit: MAAGRSCRVVAVGGVGLVPFAAGVIALRKAVLVLALSALSACTVGPDYERPAVSGEVGAWSLPDVETGTLAAEPWREMDDPVLTALIEQALAANLDIAIAEARLRQARAGLDAARGGRLPQVQAMGSATRQRLSENGQLPVGAIPGFAPEYSLYDAGFDASWELDLWGGNRRAVEAAQDRLAASQALRQEARLRVVAEVVRAYSELRQAQAEQAIRVRRVEASGTIAQLSRQSFEVGEIGRSEAANAEAAAKAEAARSPESDARARAAANALALMTAQPPEAMADLLASPADLPEPPAAVQAGLRADVLRRRPDVIAAEAQLAAATADVGVQTAELFPKISLLGSIGQQARTIGDLADSGSTRFTVGPSLSWPIFAGGRIRAQIRAAGARAEEAGAEYEKAVLGALADSETALNRYNAALAGWQDLVAARERAEVALQMARQRYEAGEDSRIQYNQARLAFAEADLAAVQAKAQAIEAHAALVKALGGGVAPDDETATGSDFSAN; encoded by the coding sequence ATGGCCGCTGGCCGTTCTTGCCGCGTTGTCGCTGTGGGCGGCGTGGGCCTTGTTCCGTTCGCGGCTGGAGTGATCGCCTTGCGAAAAGCTGTTCTTGTCCTTGCGCTATCCGCCCTGTCGGCCTGCACCGTCGGTCCCGATTACGAACGGCCCGCCGTTTCGGGCGAAGTCGGCGCGTGGTCGCTTCCCGATGTTGAAACCGGCACCCTTGCGGCAGAGCCATGGCGCGAGATGGACGATCCGGTTCTGACCGCGCTGATCGAGCAGGCGCTGGCCGCCAACCTCGACATCGCGATTGCAGAGGCGCGGCTGCGTCAGGCGCGGGCCGGGCTGGATGCAGCGCGCGGCGGGCGTTTGCCGCAGGTTCAGGCGATGGGTTCGGCAACGCGCCAGCGGCTGTCCGAAAATGGCCAGTTGCCTGTGGGGGCGATTCCGGGGTTCGCGCCGGAATACTCGCTTTACGACGCGGGTTTCGATGCCTCTTGGGAACTTGATCTGTGGGGCGGCAATCGCCGTGCGGTAGAGGCGGCGCAGGACAGGCTGGCGGCATCGCAAGCCCTGCGGCAAGAGGCGCGTTTGCGCGTTGTGGCGGAAGTCGTGCGGGCCTACTCCGAATTGCGTCAGGCGCAAGCGGAGCAAGCGATCCGCGTCCGCCGGGTCGAGGCATCGGGGACTATTGCCCAGCTTTCGCGCCAGAGTTTCGAGGTAGGCGAAATCGGCCGATCGGAAGCCGCCAATGCCGAGGCCGCCGCCAAGGCCGAGGCTGCGCGCTCGCCCGAATCCGATGCGCGAGCAAGGGCCGCGGCCAATGCACTGGCGCTGATGACCGCGCAGCCGCCGGAGGCGATGGCGGACTTGCTGGCCAGCCCCGCCGATCTTCCCGAGCCCCCAGCCGCGGTACAGGCCGGACTGCGCGCCGATGTCCTGCGCCGCCGCCCGGATGTCATTGCGGCAGAGGCGCAACTGGCCGCCGCCACCGCCGATGTCGGCGTGCAGACGGCGGAGCTGTTCCCGAAGATCTCCCTGCTCGGATCGATCGGGCAACAGGCGCGGACTATCGGCGATCTGGCGGACAGCGGCTCGACCCGCTTTACCGTGGGGCCCAGCCTGTCGTGGCCGATCTTTGCCGGTGGGCGCATCCGCGCGCAAATCCGCGCCGCAGGTGCCCGAGCCGAAGAGGCGGGGGCCGAGTACGAGAAGGCGGTGCTGGGCGCGCTGGCCGACAGCGAGACGGCGCTGAACCGCTACAACGCTGCGCTGGCGGGGTGGCAGGATCTGGTAGCGGCGCGCGAGCGGGCCGAGGTGGCCTTGCAGATGGCACGCCAGCGTTACGAAGCGGGCGAGGACTCGCGTATCCAGTACAATCAGGCGCGACTGGCTTTTGCAGAGGCGGATCTGGCCGCGGTACAGGCCAAGGCGCAGGCGATTGAGGCGCACGCAGCGCTGGTCAAGGCGCTTGGCGGCGGTGTCGCGCCGGATGACGAAACCGCGACCGGATCGGATTTTTCCGCGAACTAG
- a CDS encoding TIGR03032 family protein — MTSDVTEREAAPKADSAQANAGQANTAQGAPVIADESKPSEVTYSQSGGLVALLARLNISVALTSYQSGLLYMLGRNPKGGLHLHQCGMPKPMGVKHEADGSLTLACGYQILRMENVLKPDQRVNQLFDRCYVPRTVHVTGSLDAHDVGLDGAGNPIFVNTRYNCLATVDPKHSFREIWRPSFITDLVQEDRCHLNGLAMNGNEPAYVTAVSRSNTIDGWRDRRSDGGVVIDVKKNVVVCEGLSMPHSPRLHNGKLWVLNSGTGELGTVEGVETGRGRFVPHTFLPGFTRGLAFAGNFAFVGLSRPRYKRFEGLDLDRRLKETDSEPWTGMQVIDLNSGRCAEWFRIDGSVAELYDVEVVPGAACPMTVNPTSSEIAQLITHA, encoded by the coding sequence ATGACAAGTGACGTGACCGAGCGCGAAGCCGCGCCGAAGGCCGATTCGGCACAGGCAAATGCCGGGCAGGCCAATACCGCGCAGGGCGCGCCCGTCATCGCCGATGAATCCAAGCCTTCGGAAGTTACCTATTCGCAATCGGGCGGCCTCGTCGCGTTGCTGGCCCGGTTGAACATCTCTGTCGCGTTGACGTCGTACCAGTCGGGCCTGCTCTATATGCTGGGTCGCAACCCCAAGGGCGGTTTGCACCTGCACCAGTGCGGCATGCCCAAGCCGATGGGCGTAAAGCACGAGGCGGACGGCAGCCTGACGCTGGCCTGCGGGTATCAGATCCTTCGCATGGAGAACGTGCTGAAGCCCGATCAGCGGGTGAATCAGTTGTTCGACCGTTGTTACGTGCCGCGCACCGTGCATGTTACGGGATCGCTGGACGCGCATGACGTCGGGCTGGATGGCGCGGGCAACCCGATCTTCGTCAACACCCGTTACAATTGTCTCGCCACCGTCGACCCGAAACACAGTTTTCGCGAAATCTGGCGACCGTCGTTCATCACCGACCTGGTGCAAGAGGACCGCTGCCACCTGAACGGTCTTGCGATGAACGGGAACGAGCCTGCCTATGTCACGGCGGTCAGCCGGTCGAACACCATCGACGGCTGGCGCGACCGCCGTTCCGACGGCGGTGTCGTGATCGACGTGAAGAAGAACGTGGTAGTCTGCGAAGGCCTGTCCATGCCGCATTCCCCGCGCCTGCATAATGGCAAGTTGTGGGTGCTGAATTCCGGCACGGGCGAACTGGGAACGGTAGAGGGGGTGGAAACGGGCCGGGGCCGCTTTGTGCCGCACACATTCCTGCCGGGCTTTACGCGCGGTCTGGCGTTTGCGGGCAACTTTGCGTTCGTCGGCCTGTCACGCCCGCGTTACAAGCGGTTCGAAGGGCTCGACCTCGACCGCCGCCTGAAAGAAACCGACAGCGAGCCGTGGACGGGCATGCAGGTCATCGATCTCAATTCGGGCCGCTGCGCCGAATGGTTCCGCATCGATGGGTCGGTTGCAGAGCTATACGATGTAGAAGTCGTGCCGGGTGCGGCATGCCCGATGACGGTCAATCCGACTTCATCCGAAATCGCCCAATTGATCACGCACGCCTGA
- a CDS encoding TetR/AcrR family transcriptional regulator — MNDRPSPFPTADDRARSRAAKRMALLEAAVTMFNERGFHATSLDDVAASLGVSKPTIYHYLGNKDQVLIECLKIGVDDLMLADEEARTVKGDGADRLTYFLQAFGETILRPFSRCVVRTGEECLSKTSAEELRAMKLRVHHAMCALIREGMADGSIACADPNVLAFTLAGALNWPARWYDPAHGASPSETVAQIVAHLREGYRPRA; from the coding sequence GTGAACGACCGGCCATCCCCCTTTCCCACCGCCGACGACCGCGCGCGAAGCCGTGCGGCGAAACGCATGGCATTGCTGGAAGCCGCGGTGACGATGTTCAACGAGCGCGGCTTTCACGCGACCTCGCTCGACGATGTGGCGGCCTCACTGGGCGTGTCGAAACCGACGATCTATCACTATCTGGGCAACAAGGATCAGGTCCTGATCGAGTGCCTAAAGATCGGCGTCGACGACCTGATGCTGGCCGATGAAGAGGCGCGTACCGTAAAGGGCGACGGGGCAGACCGGCTAACCTACTTCCTTCAAGCCTTTGGCGAAACGATCCTGCGCCCGTTCAGCCGCTGTGTCGTGCGGACTGGCGAAGAGTGCCTGAGCAAAACCAGCGCGGAAGAACTACGCGCGATGAAGCTGCGCGTTCATCACGCGATGTGCGCCCTGATCCGCGAAGGCATGGCCGATGGGTCGATCGCTTGTGCCGATCCCAACGTGCTGGCCTTTACCTTGGCGGGCGCGCTCAACTGGCCCGCGCGGTGGTACGATCCCGCCCACGGTGCATCGCCGTCGGAAACCGTGGCGCAGATTGTCGCGCATTTGCGCGAAGGCTATCGCCCCCGCGCCTGA
- a CDS encoding acetyl-CoA C-acyltransferase yields MSDPVVIASYARTPMGGLQGAFSEVGATHLGAEAVRAAVSRAGISGEAVDQIVMGCVLPGGLGQAPARQAAIFADLGQHVEATTINKMCGSGMQAAIMAHDALLAGSAEVIVAGGMESMTGAPYLLPKHRGGARLGHDVVKDSMFLDGLEDAYNPGKLMGAFAEEAAQEYQFTREVQDEYAIRSLSLARKAQDEGGFDREITPVTVKTRKGEATVAIDEQPGKANVEKIPSLRPAFAKDGTVTAANSSSISDGAAALVMCRASTAEKLGMTPVAKVVGHAFHAHEPARFTTAPVFATRKLMERIGWSMDDVDLFEVNEAFAVVALIAERDLGIDRDKLNVNGGACALGHPIGASGARIMATLLGALETRKLKRGVASICIGGGEATAIALELI; encoded by the coding sequence ATGTCCGACCCCGTCGTCATTGCCAGCTATGCCCGCACGCCGATGGGCGGATTGCAGGGCGCTTTTTCCGAAGTCGGTGCGACGCATTTGGGGGCCGAGGCGGTTCGCGCCGCGGTTTCGCGCGCCGGAATTTCGGGCGAAGCGGTTGATCAGATCGTGATGGGCTGCGTCTTGCCCGGCGGATTGGGGCAGGCACCTGCGCGGCAGGCGGCGATCTTTGCCGATCTGGGGCAGCATGTCGAAGCGACGACGATCAACAAGATGTGCGGATCGGGCATGCAGGCCGCGATCATGGCGCACGATGCACTGCTGGCCGGAAGCGCCGAGGTAATTGTCGCGGGCGGGATGGAGAGCATGACCGGCGCGCCCTATCTGCTGCCCAAGCATCGCGGTGGGGCGCGACTGGGGCACGATGTCGTCAAGGACTCGATGTTCCTCGACGGACTGGAAGATGCTTACAACCCCGGCAAACTGATGGGCGCCTTTGCAGAAGAAGCGGCTCAGGAATACCAGTTCACCCGAGAGGTGCAGGACGAATACGCAATCCGCTCGCTTTCTCTGGCGCGCAAGGCGCAGGACGAGGGCGGCTTCGATCGCGAAATTACGCCGGTTACGGTGAAGACTCGCAAGGGCGAAGCAACGGTTGCCATCGACGAACAGCCGGGCAAGGCCAATGTCGAGAAAATCCCCTCGCTCCGTCCCGCCTTCGCAAAGGACGGCACGGTGACGGCGGCGAACAGTTCTTCGATTTCTGACGGCGCGGCAGCGTTGGTAATGTGTCGTGCCTCGACGGCGGAGAAGCTGGGCATGACGCCGGTGGCCAAGGTTGTCGGCCATGCCTTTCACGCGCACGAACCGGCCCGGTTCACGACCGCACCGGTCTTCGCCACGCGAAAACTGATGGAGCGGATCGGCTGGTCGATGGACGATGTCGACCTATTCGAAGTGAACGAGGCATTCGCGGTCGTCGCCCTGATTGCCGAACGCGATCTCGGCATCGACCGCGACAAGCTGAACGTCAACGGTGGGGCCTGCGCGCTGGGCCATCCCATCGGTGCATCGGGCGCGCGGATCATGGCGACCCTGCTGGGCGCGCTGGAGACCCGCAAGCTGAAGCGCGGTGTTGCCAGCATCTGCATCGGCGGGGGCGAGGCCACTGCGATCGCGCTCGAACTGATTTGA
- a CDS encoding SDR family NAD(P)-dependent oxidoreductase yields MNIEGLAAVVTGGASGLGGATAQMLAGAGAKVTILDLQEEAGAAHSKAIGGLFVKTDVSSAESVDLALDQAEAAHGTARILVNCAGIAPGAKVVDREGAPHSLDLFRKAIEVNLIGTFNVVSRFAARLVTAEPIGEERGVIVNTASVAAFEGQIGQAAYSASKGGVAAMMLPIARELSRSKVRVMTIAPGIFWTPMLAGMSQEVQDSLGAQVPHPSRLGRPEEYADLVRAIVTNPMLNGETIRLDGAIRMAAK; encoded by the coding sequence ATGAATATCGAAGGACTGGCCGCGGTCGTTACCGGCGGCGCATCGGGGCTTGGCGGCGCGACTGCGCAGATGTTGGCAGGGGCGGGCGCGAAAGTGACGATCCTCGATTTGCAGGAAGAGGCTGGGGCAGCCCATTCCAAGGCCATTGGTGGGTTGTTCGTGAAGACTGACGTCAGCAGCGCCGAAAGCGTAGATTTGGCGCTGGATCAGGCGGAGGCGGCGCATGGTACGGCGCGTATCCTGGTGAACTGCGCGGGCATTGCACCGGGCGCGAAGGTGGTCGACCGCGAAGGCGCGCCGCACTCGCTCGATCTGTTTCGCAAGGCGATAGAGGTCAACCTGATCGGTACGTTCAACGTCGTCTCGCGCTTTGCTGCGCGGCTGGTTACGGCGGAACCGATTGGGGAAGAGCGAGGCGTAATCGTCAACACCGCATCGGTCGCAGCGTTCGAGGGCCAGATCGGGCAAGCGGCTTATTCCGCATCGAAGGGCGGCGTGGCGGCGATGATGCTGCCCATCGCGCGTGAACTGTCGCGGTCGAAGGTGCGGGTGATGACCATCGCACCGGGCATTTTCTGGACCCCGATGCTGGCCGGCATGTCGCAGGAAGTTCAGGACTCGCTGGGCGCGCAAGTGCCGCACCCCAGCCGCCTTGGCCGGCCCGAGGAATATGCCGATCTGGTCCGGGCCATCGTCACCAACCCGATGCTGAACGGTGAAACGATCCGGCTGGACGGCGCGATCCGGATGGCCGCGAAGTAA